A DNA window from Ornithodoros turicata isolate Travis chromosome 10, ASM3712646v1, whole genome shotgun sequence contains the following coding sequences:
- the LOC135370419 gene encoding uncharacterized protein LOC135370419: MYGGGALKGFKEMLCLPLQSRPGALAQVSRSDQDCARSAVHVEVTEGLGSPVLIRVHFATSLTVSAIRQSLMPPRARDLNQRTARFPQAMQGVRLTVPFSILDSSFGHRSSLSCYLDGSLLGWVSGNKWRSQSRRLCGADPGPVTVPLRGEPPLSEGEAVSHMQRRGNPTGSDLRLPGDVDVSTALKT; the protein is encoded by the exons ATGTACGGGGGCGGGGCACTAAAGGGATTTAAGGAGATGCTGTGCTTGCCGCTGCAGAGTCGACCGGGAGCGTTGGCGCAGGTGAGTCGAAG TGACCAGGACTGTGCTCGTTCCGCCGTCCACGTGGAGGTCACGGAAGGCTTAGGTTCCCCAGTTCTGATTAG AGTCCACTTCGCAACGAGTCTTACAGTATCTGCTATCAGACAAA GTCTGATGCCTCCTCGCGCACGTGATCTCAACCAGCGGACAGCTCGATTCCCGCAAGCTATGCAAGGCGTCCGTCTGACGGTCCCGTTCTCCATCTTGGACAGCTCCTTCGGACATCGATCGTCGCTCAGCTGCTACTTGGACGGCAGTCTTCTCGGATGGGTCTCGGGGAACAAGTGGAGAAGCCAGTCCCGTCGACTTTGCGGTGCGGACCCAGGCCCCGTTACGGTCCCGCTCCGCGGAGAGCCACCTCTTTCGGAAGGGGAAGCTGTGTCCCACATGCAACGACGTGGCAACCCAACAGGATCAGATCTGAGGCTGCCAGGTGACGTAGACGTGTCAACGGCTTTAAAGACTTAG
- the LOC135370432 gene encoding phospholipid scramblase 3-like, producing the protein MASTLTTEPRELVRRLATKTEEEELLREREEEDYQRSAHSPPGAEEMAAQRQPPPSQPNIKPNPLLMAERTRLECLAPVTQVSIDKQGAAMCEAPSFFTVRCSTNPNLFSLQKESVSLLCLVLPFGPANQPFDMLMSQQDAGGKPSQVMVFRRPLRLQSGLKGCFCGCLGQEMKIETPAGTTVASISEDNTRWRTSLTIRDARKQPILKVSGPALPPYCSCMKSPAVFKVKSMAGSPLGEIRTDGYNFVDVSFPTDLDVLLKGSLIGCGILVRHMFDPDGCIVHSSAGVLIGFLLCIGCIWKFRGFGGIPTSPLGGRRPWP; encoded by the exons atggccagcacattaaccactgagccacgcgagctagTGCGGAGATTG GCTACAAAGACCGAAGAAGAAGAATTGCTCAGAGAACGAGAAGAAGAAGACTACCAGCGTTCGGCCCACAGCCCCCCTGGAGCAGAAGAAATGGCAGCGCAGAGACAGCCGCCTCCCAGCCAACCAAATATTAAGCCAA ACCCTCTCCTGATGGCTGAACGAACTCGCCTCGAGTGCTTGGCACCGGTCACCCAAGTGTCAATTGATAAGCAAGGCG CTGCTATGTGCGAGGCGCCGTCCTTCTTTACCGTACGGTGTTCCACGAACCCTAACCTGTTCAGTTTGCAAAAAG AATCAGTTTCCCTCTTGTGTCTCGTCCTGCCCTTCGGACCTGCAAATCAACCCTTCGATATGTTGATGTCACAACAAGACGCCGGTGGGAAACCGTCGCAAGTGATGGTTTTCCGTCGCCCTCTGCGACTTCAAAGTGGGCTCAAGGGATGTTTCTGTGGCTGCCTCGGACAG GAGATGAAGATTGAAACCCCTGCTGGAACAACAGTAGCATCCATCTCCGAAGACAATACTAGGTGGAGAACTTCCCTGACTATCCGTGACGCCAGGAAACAGCCGATTCTAAAAGTTTCGGGCCCCGCTCTGCCGCCTTACTGTTCCTGCATGAAATCTCCGGCCGTATTCAAG GTGAAATCCATGGCGGGCTCTCCGCTTGGGGAGATAAGGACAGACGGATACAACTTCGTCGATGTCTCGTTTCCCACGGACCTGGATGTGCTGCTCAAAGGCTCTTTGATCGGCTGCGGAATTTTGGTC AGGCACATGTTCGACCCGGATGGATGCATTGTGCACTCGTCCGCAGGAGTCCTGATTGGATTCCTTTTATGCATTGGGTGTATCTGGAAATTCAGAGGCTTTGGAGGAATACCTACCTCCCCCCTGGGGGGGAGGCGGCCCTGGCCCTGA
- the LOC135369705 gene encoding phospholipid scramblase 3-like, with amino-acid sequence MFMTYTDASGNKCLAMVFRRPMRLQSGVKGCCCGCLGQEMQVETPDGTTIASIVEDNTTWGTSLTIRDASGMPILKVIGPALPPYCCCNCCCKCCYALATFKVKSMAGTPLGEIKTDGYHYVDLSFPTDLDVHLKSTLIGCGFLIWCMFHPDGCIMHACLELLVGCLLCNFFCQRYGRAFEIFT; translated from the exons ATGTTCATGACATACACCGACGCCAGTGGAAACAAGTGCCTAGCGATGGTCTTCCGCCGCCCTATGCGTCTTCAAAGTGGGGTCAAGGGATGTTGCTGCGGTTGCCTCGGACAG GAGATGCAGGTTGAAACCCCTGATGGAACAACAATAGCGTCCATCGTTGAGGACAATACAACGTGGGGAACCTCCCTCACTATCCGCGACGCCAGTGGAATGCCGATACTAAAAGTTATTGGCCCTGCCCTACCTCCTTACTGTTGCTGCAATTGTTGCTGCAAATGTTGCTACGCTCTCGCCACATTCAAG GTGAAATCAATGGCAGGAACTCCACTTGGCGAGATAAAGACGGACGGATACCATTACGTCGATTTGTCGTTCCCCACGGACCTGGATGTACACCTGAAAAGCACTTTGATTGGCTGCGGATTTTTAATC TGGTGCATGTTCCACCCAGACGGATGCATTATGCACGCGTGTCTGGAGCTTCTGGTGGGATGCCTCCTTTGCAATTTCTTTTGTCAGAGATACGGCCGTGCCTTTGAAATCTTCACTTGA